From the Kallotenue papyrolyticum genome, the window AAGCGGCATCGCCAGGATCCTTTCAGGATAGCGCCGGTATGCCCAACGCCGGAAGCCACCGCGCCACCAATTGCCAGAGCAGCCCGAGCGTCAGCAGGCCCAGCAGCATGCGACGCAGCAGATCGTGGGTCAGCAGGCGCGCGGCGGGCCTGGGCGCATCGGCCAGATAGGCTTCGGCGGCGAAGAGATCTTCGCCAACCAGCGTAGCCTCGGCGCTCAGGGTCAGCACCGGCAGCGCCAGGAGATTGGACGTCGCGGCGACGGTCGGCACCTGGCGCGCCGCGGCTTCTTCGCTGATCAGCAACGCCTCGGCGCCGTAGTTGCCGGCGACGACCGCCAGCGCCGGCGCGGCGCGCATCTGCGCCGCGACGCCTGCGGCGTAGGCCGTCGGCGCGTTGTGGGCCAGCAGATGCACCTGCGCGCCGCGGTAGTCGGCACCGAAGCCGGCGCGTTGATAGGCGCTATGGACCAGGCCGCGTAGCGCCAGATAGCTGGTGATGTCACCCGCACCGGCCGTGACCGTCCCTGCACGTCGCGCTGCCGCCTCGGCAACGCGCCCGGCCAGTTGGAGGCTGGCCAACGTCTCGCCGCTGGGCAGGAACGTCTGGCCGCCGATCCGGTTCGCGCCCGTGGCGATCTGCACCGCCGCGCCCGCTTCGGCCAACCCTGCCATCCGGTTGCGCAGCAGATCGAGGCCGGGCAGGGCCCGCAGCGTGATCGGCCGGCTGCGGGTACGTAGCGCCATCAGGGGGGTGAGCAGCAGGCCACCGATCACCAGGAGGAGCTCAAGCACGGATCCAGGTGTCACCGGAAACAGCATACAGGTTCCTCGCCAGTCGCCGCGCGTCGCCGCTCCGAGTGTACAGGACCAGCCGGATACTGTCAACTGTCGTATGCGCGGCGATCATCGAAGCCGGCGCGCTGGGCTCGCCCTACTGTAGCAGGTTTTCGAGGCGTGTCCAGGTTGCTTCGTCCTCGATCGCGCTGGCCATTTGACCCAGGCGGGTCTGCCACCGTGGGGTTGGCGCCAGGGGATACGCCAGGCGCAGCAACTGGCCACCGACCATATGCAGGGGGCGCAGCGTGCCGATCAACAGCAGTGCTGGTGTCGTCAGACCGGCGCGGCGCAGCCAGGCGGCCAGCCGCTCCAGGTCACCAGGTGGGGATGGGGAGGGCTGCTCACACGTCATCGTCGTTGGCAGGGTTGATGAGTTGGCTATCGTCTGGGCGCATCGGACGGGTCGGCGCGACGTGGCCGTTGCCAGTCGTCGCTATCCAGCCAGATCGTCACCGGTCCCTGGTTGACCAGCTCAACCTCCATCAGCGCGCCGAAGCGACCGGTGGCTACCGCAATGCCCTGCTCGCGCAGGAGCGCGGCAAAGCGCTCGACCAGCGGCGCGGCCTGCTCCGGTGGTGCGGCCTGGGTGAAGGATGGTCGCCGGCCCTTGCGCGTATCGGCGAAGAGCGTGAACTGCGAAACCACCAGCGCCGCACCGCCAACCTCCAGCAGCGAGCGGTTGAACTTGCCTTCGGCGTCGGCAAAAATGCGCAGATGGGCGATCTTCTCGGCCAGTAGGGCGGCCTCACGCTCGCTGTCGCCCACGCCGACGCCCAGCAGGATCACCAGGCCCGGCCCGATCGCGCCAACGGTCGCGCCATCCACGCGCACGCTGGCGCGACTCACGCGTTGGATCAATGCTCGCATGGCCTCCGTACTCGTGGCGCAGCGCGCCTCGGCTGCGCGTAGTTGCTGCGCGGTCAGACCGCGCGACCATTGGTGTGCGCTAGGTGCGCGAAAATGATGCGTCCGGTATTGGTCTGGTACACCCGTGTGACGGTGACCGCCACTTCGCTGCCCAGCAGGTTGCGCGCGTCTTCAACCACCACCATCGTACCGTCCTCCAGAAAGCCCACCCCCTGTTCGCGTTCGCGGCCCTCCTGCCGAATGATGACCTGGAGCTGCTCGCCCGGCAGAAAAGGCACGCGCAGCGCATCGGCCAGCCGGTTGAGGTTGAGCACCTCGACGCGCTGCAGTTCGGCGATGCGGTGCAGATTGGCGTCGTTGGTGATCAGCCACATCCCTTCGGCGCGCGCCAGCGCGACCAGTTTATCATCGACGTTGCGCAGGTCGGGCAGGTCGGCGTCGCTGATCTCAACGGCGATCGTGCCGCTCTCCTGAATCGCGCGCAACACGTCTAGCCCGCGTTTGCCCTTGGTGCGCGTCAGATCGTCGGCGGAGTCGGCCAGGTGCTGGAGTTCCTGCAGCACAAAGCGCGGCACGACAATCCGACCGTTGATGAAGCCGGTTTTGATCACCTCGGCGATGCGTCCATCGATGATCACGCTGGTGTCCAGCAGGAATTCGCGGGTGCTGGTGGCGCGTACCGGCGCTTCGTGACGACCCGCGAACAGGGCCAGCAGATCGGTTTTGCGCCAGTTGAGCGCCGCCGCGCCGAGATAGGCGCACAGCACCGCGGCGATGAAGGGCAGCACCTGGCCCAGCACGCCCGGCAGGTGCGACAGCGGGAAGGTGAGCAACGCGCCCGCCACCAGCCCCAGCAGCACGCCCACGCCGATCGCGGCCAGATCGAGCGAGGGCATGGTGCGGAGCTGCCGCAGCAGGGCGCGAAACGGATACAGCACCAGGTAGGGTGTCAGCACCAGGCCGAGCCCCATGCCCGACAGAATCAGCAACACGGTGGCCAGTTCCTGGTCGGGCGTAGGCGGATCGGCGGCGTAGTGGGTGCCGAGCGCCCAGCCGGCATAGGCCAGGATCAGGGCGCCAATCACGCGAACATAGAAGTTGGCGGTAAACCTCACGCGTGCCTCACTACGCAGCCTGAGCCTGATCGATCAACGCTCGCCGAATGGCGCCGTCCAGCGCCCGCGCGCGCTCCAACTGCAGCTCCCCGCCGATGCGCGGTTCGCCCGCCGAGTGGGGATAGATCGCGCGTCGAAAGCCGAGTTTGGCCGCCTCACTGAGGCGCCGTTCCAACTGACTGGTGCTCCGCAGCTCGCCCGACAAGCCGATCTCACCCACCAACACCAGGTGCGGATCGATGCGCTGGTTGCGAAACGATGAAACGATCGCCGTGGCGACCGCCAGATCGGCCGCCGGCTCGCTGATGCGCAGCCCGCCCACTACGTTGACGTAGATGTCCTGGTTGAAGAGCGGCAGACCGACGCGCTTGGAGAGCACGGCGATCAGCATCGTCAGGCGGTTGGGATCGAAGCCGTTGGCGGTGCGCCGGGGCTGCGGGTTTTGCGTATGCGCGGTCAGCGCCTGGATCTCGACCAACAGCGGACGCGTGCCCTCCATGGT encodes:
- the dtd gene encoding D-aminoacyl-tRNA deacylase gives rise to the protein MRALIQRVSRASVRVDGATVGAIGPGLVILLGVGVGDSEREAALLAEKIAHLRIFADAEGKFNRSLLEVGGAALVVSQFTLFADTRKGRRPSFTQAAPPEQAAPLVERFAALLREQGIAVATGRFGALMEVELVNQGPVTIWLDSDDWQRPRRADPSDAPRR
- a CDS encoding DUF6754 domain-containing protein; the encoded protein is MLELLLVIGGLLLTPLMALRTRSRPITLRALPGLDLLRNRMAGLAEAGAAVQIATGANRIGGQTFLPSGETLASLQLAGRVAEAAARRAGTVTAGAGDITSYLALRGLVHSAYQRAGFGADYRGAQVHLLAHNAPTAYAAGVAAQMRAAPALAVVAGNYGAEALLISEEAAARQVPTVAATSNLLALPVLTLSAEATLVGEDLFAAEAYLADAPRPAARLLTHDLLRRMLLGLLTLGLLWQLVARWLPALGIPALS
- a CDS encoding PIN/TRAM domain-containing protein, which codes for MRFTANFYVRVIGALILAYAGWALGTHYAADPPTPDQELATVLLILSGMGLGLVLTPYLVLYPFRALLRQLRTMPSLDLAAIGVGVLLGLVAGALLTFPLSHLPGVLGQVLPFIAAVLCAYLGAAALNWRKTDLLALFAGRHEAPVRATSTREFLLDTSVIIDGRIAEVIKTGFINGRIVVPRFVLQELQHLADSADDLTRTKGKRGLDVLRAIQESGTIAVEISDADLPDLRNVDDKLVALARAEGMWLITNDANLHRIAELQRVEVLNLNRLADALRVPFLPGEQLQVIIRQEGREREQGVGFLEDGTMVVVEDARNLLGSEVAVTVTRVYQTNTGRIIFAHLAHTNGRAV